Proteins encoded together in one Cervus canadensis isolate Bull #8, Minnesota chromosome 7, ASM1932006v1, whole genome shotgun sequence window:
- the SAMD7 gene encoding sterile alpha motif domain-containing protein 7, with the protein MAMNPLLPASGQQRIPLIPSPFEPPSVDRDLLPPTVAPADPRQFCVPSQYGSSALSNVNMPNLLSNRVYSGWGILPPESIKAMARRNEMIQRQHTARMEMEMHAIYQQRRIEKVNSKGLAGLGIPFIYSSSIPVGPATFHGRGMLPASDLHVHRSTLRNLPGNPMIVATGPRFTENWGQKCRRLRRGTGSRKVLDSDPESSKRQVEEKPLGQTHAVLYEENEYTKDPEMEAVDNHTLGETSEKPTTALADTCGELEPSHRKPWGAQGTPLEEKAWDDGKEKASEHGLAACGEKNGVYPPAHRSTQPGTHVLLTIKENLSLNEDIQKWTVNDVYNFISGLPGCSDYAQVFKDHAIDGETLPLLTEEHLRSAMGLKLGPALKIQSQVSQHVESMFYKKSLSLPTHTKQAFDQPTDTNPLLDFNSWSDTLDMPCSQDMIVPKGTERDNMRN; encoded by the exons AGATTTATTGCCTCCTACTGTAGCACCAGCTGACCCAAGACAGTTTTGTGTTCCTTCCCAGTATGGATCTTCTGCTCTATCAAATGTCAACATGCCAAACTTGCTGTCCAATCGTGTCTACTCAG GTTGGGGCATTTTGCCACCTGAATCCATAAAAGCAATGGCTAGAAGGAATGAAATGATTCAAAGGCAGCATACTGCCAG gatGGAAATGGAAATGCATGCCATTTACCAGCAAAGGAGAATAGAAAAAGTTAATTCTAAGGGACTAGCAGGCCTAGGGATCCCATTCATTTATAGCTCCAGTATCCCTGTGGGCCCAGCCACCTTCCATGGCAGGGGCATGCTCCCAGCCAGTGACCTGCACGTTCACAGAAGCACCCTGAGAAACCTTCCGGGAAACCCCATGATAGTGGCGACTGGTCCACGCTTTACGGAGAACTGGGGGCAGAAATGTCGTCGTCTCAGGAGGGGTACCGGGAGTCGGAAAGTTCTAGACAGTGACCCTGAGAGTTCTAAACGTCAAGTAGAAGAAAAGCCCCTAGGCCAAACCCATGCAGTTCTCTATGAAGAGAATGAGTATACAAAAGACCCAGAAATGGAGGCTGTGGACAATCACACATTGGGTGAAACCAGTGAAAAGCCAACCACAGCTCTTGCTGACACCTGTGGAGAGCTGGAGCCCAGCCACAGAAAGCCTTGGGGAGCTCAGGGAACCCCCCTGGAAGAAAAGGCTTGGGACGACGGGAAGGAGAAGGCCTCAGAGCATGGTTTGGCAGCCTGTGGAGAAAAGAATGGGGTGTACCCCCCAGCTCATCGATCAACTCAGCCAG GAACACACGTACTGCTTACAATCAAGGAAAATCTATCTTTGAATGAAGATATTCAGAAATGGACCGTGAATGATGTGTACAACTTCATTAGTGGTCTTCCGGGTTGTTCAGACTATGCTCAG GTATTTAAAGATCATGCAATTGATGGAGAGACTTTGCCATTACTCACAGAGGAACATCTTCGAAGTGCTATGGGATTAAAGTTGGGACCAGCACTGAAGATTCAGTCACAG GTATCTCAGCATGTGGAAAGTATGTTCTACAAGAAAAGTCTTTCACTTCCTACCCACACGAAACAAGCATTCGATCAACCAACAGATACAAACCCACTTTTGGATTTTAACTCCTGGAGTGATACATTGGACATGCCTTGTTCCCAGGATATGATCGTTCCTAAAGGAACTGAGAGAGATAATATGAGAAATTAA